The following coding sequences lie in one Oryctolagus cuniculus chromosome 7, mOryCun1.1, whole genome shotgun sequence genomic window:
- the LOC100346892 gene encoding aldo-keto reductase family 1 member A1, whose translation MASCVILHTGQKMPLIGLGTWKSEPGQVKAAIKYALSVGYRHIDCATAYGNEAEIGEALKENVGPGKAVPREELFVTSKLWNTKHHPEDVEPALRKTLADLQLEYLDLYLMHWPHAFERGDNPFPKNADGTMRYDSIHYKETWKAMEALVAKGLVRALGLSNFNSRQIDDVLSVASVRPAVLQVECHPYLAQNELIAHCQARGLEVTAYSPLGSSDRAWRDPDEPVLLEEPVVLALAEKYGRSPAQILLRWQVQRKVICIPKSVTPSRILQNIQVFDFTFSPEEMKQLDALNRNWRYIVPMIVMDGKRVPRDAGHPLYPFNDPY comes from the exons ATGGCTTCCTGTGTCATACTGCACACTGGGCAGAAGATGCCCCTAATTGGTCTGGGCACCTGGAAGAGTGAGCCTGGCCAG GTTAAGGCAGCGATTAAATATGCCCTTAGCGTGGGCTACCGCCACATTGACTGTGCTACTGCATACGGAAACGAGGCTGAGATTGGCGAGGCCCTGAAGGAGAACGTAGGACCCGGCAAG GCAGTGCCCCGGGAGGAGCTGTTTGTGACATCCAAGCTGTGGAACACCAAGCACCACCCTGAGGATGTGGAGCCTGCCCTCCGGAAGACACTGGCCGACCTCCAGCTGGAGTATCTGGACCTGTACCTGATGCACTGGCCTCATGCTTTTGA ACGGGGAGACAACCCCTTCCCCAAGAATGCCGATGGGACTATGCGCTATGATTCCATCCACTACAAGGAGacctggaaagcaatggaggcGCTGGTGGCTAAGGGGCTGGTGCGGGCACTGGGCCTGTCCAACTTCAACAGTCGGCAGATCGATGATGTGCTCAGCGTGGCCTCAGTGCGCCCCGCCGTCTTGCAG GTGGAATGCCACCCATACCTGGCTCAGAACGAGCTGATTGCCCACTGCCAAGCACGTGGCCTGGAGGTGACTGCTTACAGCCCTTTGGGCTCCTCTGACCGTGCTTGGCGCGATCCTGATGAGCCTGTTCTGCTAGAGGAACCCGTGGTCCTGGCACTGGCTGAAAAGTACGGCCGATCACCAGCCCAGATCCTGCTCAG gtggcaggtcCAGCGGAAAGTAATCTGCATCCCCAAGAGTGTCACTCCTTCCCGCATCCTGCAGAACATCCAG GTGTTTGACTTCACCTTTAGCCCGGAAGAGATGAAGCAGCTGGATGCCCTGAACAGAAACTGGCGCTATATCGTGCCCATGATTGTG atggatGGCAAGAGGGTCCCCAGAGATGCGGGGCATCCTCTGTACCCCTTTAATGACCCATACTGA